In one Arthrobacter jinronghuae genomic region, the following are encoded:
- a CDS encoding sugar phosphate isomerase/epimerase family protein, with product MSRPVTLFTGQWADLPLEEVARLASGWGYDGLEIACWGDHLDPWRWDDEEYVQSRRDILEKYHLKVFAISNHLKGQAVCDDPIDQRHRDMVSDKVWGNGDPEGVRRRAAEEMKHTARLAAALGVDTVIGFTGSSIWKYVAMFPPVSAEAIDAGYQDFADRWNPILDVFDEVGVRFAHEVHPSEIAYDYWTTVRAMEAIGNRPAFGLNWDPSHFVWQDLDPVSFLWDFQDRIYHVDCKDTKKRMTNGRNGRLGSHLPWADPRRGWDFVSTGHGDVPWEDAFRMLNSIGYDGPISVEWEDAGMDRLVGAPEALAFVRSLAMDPPAAAFDAAFSSR from the coding sequence ATGTCCCGACCAGTCACTCTGTTTACCGGCCAGTGGGCCGATCTGCCGCTCGAAGAAGTGGCCCGGCTTGCCTCCGGCTGGGGGTACGACGGGTTGGAAATCGCGTGCTGGGGCGACCATCTGGATCCCTGGCGGTGGGATGACGAGGAGTACGTGCAGAGCCGCCGCGACATCTTGGAGAAGTACCACCTGAAGGTGTTCGCCATTTCCAACCACCTCAAGGGGCAGGCGGTCTGTGACGATCCGATCGATCAGCGGCACCGCGACATGGTCTCGGATAAGGTCTGGGGCAACGGTGATCCAGAGGGCGTCCGGCGCCGCGCCGCCGAGGAAATGAAGCACACGGCCCGGCTCGCGGCAGCCCTCGGGGTGGACACCGTGATCGGATTCACCGGTTCGTCCATCTGGAAATACGTGGCCATGTTCCCGCCGGTCTCGGCCGAGGCGATCGACGCCGGGTATCAGGACTTTGCCGACCGGTGGAATCCCATCCTCGACGTCTTCGATGAAGTGGGCGTCCGCTTTGCCCACGAGGTCCATCCCAGCGAGATTGCCTACGACTACTGGACCACCGTCCGGGCGATGGAGGCCATCGGGAACCGGCCCGCCTTCGGCCTGAACTGGGACCCCAGCCACTTTGTCTGGCAGGACCTGGATCCGGTCAGCTTCCTCTGGGACTTTCAGGACCGGATCTACCACGTGGACTGCAAGGATACGAAGAAGCGGATGACCAACGGCCGCAACGGCCGGCTCGGCTCGCACCTGCCCTGGGCCGATCCGCGGCGCGGCTGGGACTTCGTCTCCACCGGCCACGGCGACGTGCCATGGGAGGACGCCTTCCGGATGCTCAACAGCATCGGCTACGACGGCCCCATCTCGGTGGAATGGGAGGACGCCGGAATGGACCGGCTGGTCGGAGCACCGGAGGCCCTGGCGTTCGTCCGTTCGCTGGCGATGGATCCGCCCGCTGCGGCGTTCGACGCTGCCTTTTCGTCGAGGTAG
- a CDS encoding Gfo/Idh/MocA family protein → MQDDKPLRVALVGHGFMGAAHSQAWRVAPRFFDLPLQPRMDLLVGRDAERTQAAARKWGWAESAIDWREAVTREDIDVVDIVTPGASHAEIAIAAFDAGKHVLCEKPLANTVEEAQAMADAAARAEARGVRAMVGFTYRRLPATTHARNLVAAGAIGTVRQVRAVYLQDWLVDEDSPLTWRLQQDEAGSGALGDLGAHAIDLAQYITGVPLAEVSGTLATLVPTRPVPETDQRGTGLGGGPADAGTRGPVTVDDVALFLGRFEDGVLGSFEASRMATGRKNAFRLEVSGSRGAISFDLEDLNFLGFMDYTVPPDRQGFTRIMVTEPDHPYVSAWWPAGHSLGYEHGFVHQAKDFVEAIAAGTAPAPSFADGLQVQEVLDAVSRSAAKSSVWLPVR, encoded by the coding sequence ATGCAGGACGATAAGCCGCTGAGGGTGGCGCTGGTGGGCCACGGCTTTATGGGGGCGGCCCACTCGCAGGCCTGGCGGGTGGCCCCCCGGTTCTTCGACCTGCCCCTGCAGCCGCGGATGGACCTGCTGGTGGGCCGGGATGCGGAGCGGACGCAGGCTGCCGCCCGGAAATGGGGGTGGGCCGAGTCCGCCATCGATTGGCGGGAGGCGGTCACCCGGGAGGACATCGACGTCGTGGACATCGTGACGCCCGGCGCCTCCCATGCCGAGATCGCCATCGCCGCGTTCGACGCCGGCAAACACGTGCTCTGCGAAAAGCCGCTCGCCAACACGGTGGAAGAGGCGCAGGCGATGGCCGACGCCGCCGCCCGCGCCGAGGCCCGGGGCGTCCGGGCGATGGTGGGCTTCACCTACCGCCGGCTGCCCGCCACCACGCACGCCCGGAATCTCGTGGCCGCCGGGGCGATCGGCACGGTCCGGCAGGTGCGGGCCGTCTACCTGCAGGACTGGCTGGTGGACGAGGACTCCCCGCTGACCTGGCGGCTTCAGCAGGACGAGGCCGGGTCCGGCGCCCTCGGGGACCTGGGCGCGCACGCCATTGACCTGGCCCAGTACATCACCGGGGTGCCGCTGGCCGAGGTCAGCGGCACCCTCGCCACCCTGGTCCCCACCCGCCCGGTGCCCGAAACGGACCAGCGGGGCACCGGCCTGGGCGGCGGACCCGCCGACGCCGGCACCCGCGGACCGGTGACGGTCGACGACGTCGCGCTGTTCCTCGGGCGCTTCGAGGACGGCGTGCTCGGGTCCTTCGAAGCCAGCCGAATGGCCACCGGACGCAAGAACGCGTTCCGGCTGGAAGTCTCCGGCAGCAGAGGTGCCATCAGCTTCGATCTGGAGGACCTGAACTTCCTGGGCTTTATGGATTACACGGTTCCGCCGGACCGGCAGGGTTTCACCCGCATCATGGTGACCGAACCGGACCACCCCTATGTCTCCGCGTGGTGGCCGGCCGGCCATTCACTCGGCTATGAACACGGCTTCGTGCACCAGGCGAAGGACTTCGTGGAGGCCATCGCCGCCGGAACCGCACCCGCGCCGTCGTTCGCTGACGGTCTGCAGGTCCAGGAAGTCCTCGACGCCGTGTCCCGCAGCGCCGCTAAATCCAGCGTGTGGCTGCCCGTGCGCTGA
- a CDS encoding substrate-binding domain-containing protein, translating into MHAPRMRGKIITAAAFFAAGGLALTGCTAGEDTNAEPTNNSVEGNQSEGETVVIGFSGPAADHGWLGAINSAATAEAEKYPDIDLRVAEGTNDANLQISQVEQFINDQVDAIVLLPTDGAALTDVAIRAMEAGIPVINVDREFSSPFAARATVLGDNYGMGVSAGTYICEQVGDQPDAVVAEIAGIDALPLTQDRSEGFKDALAGCGLEVTNRVSADFTVQGGEAAASQLLAAAPEIDALWNHDDDQGIGVLAAIDAAGRDEFIMVGGAGSANAMREIESGDSVLQATIIYPHTQAADGIRLARLLAQDKAMSDLVEIEVPNRVVLNAPVVTSENVDEYLPTAFES; encoded by the coding sequence ATGCACGCACCACGCATGCGCGGGAAGATCATCACCGCAGCGGCCTTCTTCGCCGCCGGCGGGCTTGCCCTCACCGGCTGCACTGCAGGCGAGGACACCAATGCCGAACCGACCAACAACTCCGTGGAAGGCAACCAGTCCGAGGGCGAGACCGTCGTCATCGGGTTCTCCGGACCGGCCGCGGACCACGGCTGGCTGGGCGCCATCAACTCCGCAGCCACCGCCGAAGCCGAGAAGTACCCGGACATCGACCTGCGGGTGGCCGAAGGAACCAATGACGCGAACCTGCAGATCAGCCAAGTGGAGCAGTTCATCAATGACCAGGTGGACGCCATTGTCCTGCTGCCCACCGACGGTGCCGCACTCACCGACGTCGCCATCCGCGCCATGGAGGCGGGCATCCCCGTGATTAACGTGGACCGCGAGTTCTCCAGCCCCTTCGCCGCGCGGGCCACCGTCCTCGGCGACAACTACGGCATGGGCGTCAGCGCCGGTACCTACATCTGCGAACAGGTGGGCGACCAGCCCGACGCCGTGGTGGCCGAGATTGCCGGCATCGACGCCCTGCCGCTCACCCAGGACCGCAGCGAAGGCTTCAAGGACGCCCTCGCCGGCTGCGGGCTCGAGGTCACCAACCGGGTGTCCGCGGACTTCACCGTCCAGGGCGGCGAGGCCGCAGCGTCCCAGCTGCTCGCCGCCGCACCGGAAATCGACGCACTGTGGAACCACGACGACGATCAGGGCATCGGTGTCCTGGCCGCCATCGACGCTGCCGGACGCGACGAGTTCATCATGGTGGGCGGCGCCGGCTCCGCAAATGCCATGCGGGAAATCGAGTCCGGGGACAGCGTCCTGCAGGCCACCATCATCTATCCGCATACCCAGGCCGCGGACGGCATCCGGCTCGCCCGGCTGCTGGCGCAGGACAAGGCCATGAGCGACCTGGTCGAGATCGAGGTGCCCAACCGCGTGGTGCTCAACGCCCCGGTGGTCACCAGCGAAAACGTCGACGAATACCTGCCTACCGCCTTCGAGTCCTGA
- a CDS encoding sugar ABC transporter ATP-binding protein, translating to MSKSFAGVRALRGVELDVLPGEVHCVLGQNGAGKSTLIKALSGVYVPDGGEIRWNGEPVELARPADALALGIATMYQELDVVDGLSVTENIFLGHEDARGGVLRIRDGRRRTRELLALLGHDDLSPSAEVGSLSAAGKQIVSLARALSRNARLIIMDEPSAILDSGEVANLFRVIRELTGQGIAVVYISHRLEEIRQIGNRISVIKDGYSTASSLPVVETSRADLVRLMTGRDVANVFPPRKPPSSDAPVALQVEGLGLAGSFRDVSFTVRAGEIFGLAGLVGSGRSEILETVYGARRATSGTVTVEGRTLRPGSVRAAVNAGLGLSPEERKSQGLLLEEPIYRNVTLSTFARFARHGWLNERAEKAAARKQAEALQLSPPDPDRAARTLSGGNQQKVLLARWLIHGTRVLLLDEPTRGVDVGAKTEIYALIRSLAAQGVAIVVVSSEIEEVIGLADRILVLDAGRVLATGNADEMDEHAVLDLVLKGSAQ from the coding sequence CTGAGCAAGAGTTTCGCCGGCGTCCGGGCGCTGCGCGGCGTCGAACTGGACGTCCTTCCCGGCGAAGTGCACTGCGTCCTGGGCCAGAACGGCGCCGGGAAATCCACTCTGATCAAGGCCCTGTCCGGGGTATACGTACCGGACGGCGGGGAGATCCGCTGGAACGGGGAACCGGTGGAACTGGCTAGGCCGGCCGACGCCCTGGCACTGGGCATTGCCACCATGTATCAGGAGCTGGACGTGGTGGACGGACTGAGCGTCACCGAGAACATCTTCCTGGGCCACGAAGACGCCCGCGGGGGAGTGCTCCGGATCCGGGACGGGCGCCGTCGGACCCGGGAGCTGCTGGCGCTGCTGGGGCACGACGACCTGTCACCGTCCGCGGAAGTGGGCAGCCTGTCCGCCGCCGGGAAGCAGATTGTCAGCTTGGCCCGGGCCCTGTCCCGCAACGCCCGGCTGATCATCATGGATGAGCCCAGCGCCATTCTGGACTCCGGCGAGGTGGCGAACCTGTTCCGGGTGATCCGGGAGCTCACCGGCCAGGGCATCGCGGTTGTCTACATCTCGCATCGGCTGGAGGAGATCCGGCAGATCGGCAACCGGATCTCGGTGATCAAGGACGGTTACAGCACCGCATCCTCCCTTCCGGTTGTCGAGACGTCCCGCGCCGACCTGGTCCGGCTGATGACCGGCCGGGACGTAGCCAACGTGTTCCCGCCGCGGAAGCCGCCGTCGTCGGACGCTCCGGTGGCGCTTCAGGTGGAGGGGCTAGGGCTGGCTGGCTCCTTCAGGGACGTGAGCTTCACGGTCCGGGCCGGGGAAATCTTCGGCCTGGCCGGACTGGTCGGATCCGGCCGTTCGGAAATCCTGGAGACCGTTTACGGTGCCCGGCGCGCGACGTCGGGCACCGTCACTGTGGAGGGCAGGACGCTGCGGCCCGGCTCGGTGCGGGCCGCGGTGAACGCCGGGCTCGGCCTTTCCCCGGAGGAGCGCAAGAGCCAGGGGCTGCTGCTGGAGGAGCCCATTTACCGCAACGTCACCCTCTCCACCTTCGCCCGGTTCGCCCGGCACGGCTGGCTGAACGAACGCGCCGAGAAGGCCGCCGCCCGCAAGCAGGCCGAGGCGCTGCAGCTCAGTCCGCCCGATCCGGACCGGGCGGCCCGCACCCTCTCCGGCGGCAACCAGCAGAAGGTGCTGCTGGCCCGCTGGCTGATCCACGGCACCCGGGTGCTGCTGCTGGACGAGCCGACCCGCGGCGTCGACGTCGGCGCCAAGACCGAGATTTACGCGCTGATCCGCAGCCTCGCGGCTCAGGGCGTGGCGATTGTGGTGGTGTCCAGCGAGATCGAGGAAGTGATCGGCCTGGCGGACCGGATCCTGGTGCTCGACGCCGGACGCGTCCTCGCCACCGGCAACGCAGACGAAATGGACGAGCACGCCGTGCTTGACCTGGTGCTGAAAGGAAGTGCGCAGTGA
- a CDS encoding ABC transporter permease: MSESTTAALQPPPSGGTAAVSRSNPLGKFLGGSAGRNIGLIIALALLFIVGAVTSGERFLNLDNMLTILRYASIFGVIAIGATFVITAGGIDLSVGSVMGLTTVLATLTSVQLAATNSSWLLMVVVALAVGVGAGLINGVIIAYGNVVAFIATLAMLVAARGVAELISGRSTQIVTNRDFLSVMRSNFLGVPLLIWIFLLVAVAGWFLLNRTTFGRRTVAIGGNLEAARLAGIKVKRHIVLLYVLSGLTAGIAGIMMMGRTTAGTSTHGLLYELEVIAAVVVGGTLLIGGRGTIVGTVLGVLLFSTLINVFTQNNLDTSVQAVARGAIIVVAVLLQQRFAVRGTGRRKGAL; encoded by the coding sequence GTGAGCGAATCAACGACGGCGGCGCTGCAGCCGCCTCCCAGCGGCGGCACGGCTGCGGTGTCCCGCAGCAATCCGCTGGGGAAGTTCCTGGGCGGATCCGCCGGCCGCAACATCGGCCTGATCATTGCCCTGGCGCTGCTGTTTATTGTCGGGGCGGTGACCAGCGGGGAGCGCTTCCTGAACCTGGACAACATGCTGACCATCCTGCGGTACGCCTCGATTTTCGGGGTGATCGCCATCGGGGCAACCTTTGTGATCACCGCCGGCGGCATCGACCTCTCGGTGGGTTCGGTGATGGGCCTGACCACGGTGCTGGCCACCCTCACCTCAGTGCAGCTGGCCGCCACGAACAGCAGCTGGCTGCTGATGGTGGTGGTGGCGCTGGCGGTCGGTGTGGGGGCGGGCCTGATCAACGGGGTGATCATCGCGTACGGGAACGTGGTGGCCTTTATCGCCACCCTTGCGATGCTGGTGGCCGCGCGCGGCGTGGCGGAGCTGATCTCCGGCCGCAGCACGCAGATTGTCACCAACCGGGACTTCCTCTCCGTGATGCGCTCGAACTTCCTGGGCGTGCCGCTGCTGATCTGGATCTTCCTGCTGGTGGCCGTCGCGGGCTGGTTCCTGCTCAACCGCACCACCTTCGGGCGCCGGACCGTGGCCATCGGCGGGAACCTGGAGGCCGCGCGGCTGGCGGGCATCAAGGTGAAGCGGCACATTGTCCTGCTGTACGTCCTCTCCGGCCTCACCGCCGGCATCGCCGGGATCATGATGATGGGCCGCACGACCGCCGGCACCTCCACCCACGGTCTGCTGTACGAGCTGGAAGTGATTGCCGCCGTCGTCGTCGGCGGAACGCTGCTGATCGGCGGGCGCGGCACCATTGTGGGCACCGTGCTGGGCGTGCTGCTGTTCAGCACCCTCATCAACGTCTTTACACAGAACAACCTGGACACCTCGGTGCAGGCCGTGGCCCGCGGCGCGATCATTGTGGTGGCCGTGCTGCTGCAGCAGCGGTTCGCCGTGCGGGGGACCGGCCGAAGGAAGGGGGCGTTATGA
- a CDS encoding ROK family transcriptional regulator — translation MVDIRNNPTAPGASELFQLLRDGHPRTRSELADLVGVARSTIALRLELLMDLGLVAPIEDAVSTGGRPSSRFALQTGARAVLGVDVGASHLRVGLTDLAGTALADASRDLLVSDGPEAVLDTVVELGNALLVETGRSAAELLAVGVGLPGPVEHRSGRPINPPIMPGWHGFDVPGYLQESFHVPVLVDNDVNVMSMGEREAAWPDVENLVFVKVATGIGAGIICNGVLLRGADGVAGDIGHIRVPSGEDLLCRCGNRGCLEALASGPAVAARLQSLGLEAEDGRDVVALVHSGNHEAVHAVRQAGREVGEVLSACLSMLNPEVIVFGGSMALTGEHFIAGVREVVYSRTMPLATQHLRIVQSSSGLDAGMLGASQLAIQHALSAESVERMLAGRVGV, via the coding sequence GTGGTCGATATAAGGAATAACCCCACCGCTCCCGGGGCCAGCGAACTTTTCCAGCTCCTGCGGGACGGACATCCCCGCACCCGCAGCGAGCTGGCCGATCTGGTGGGGGTGGCCCGCTCCACCATTGCGCTGCGGCTCGAGCTGCTTATGGACCTCGGGCTCGTGGCACCCATCGAGGATGCGGTGTCCACCGGCGGGCGGCCGTCCTCCCGGTTCGCGCTGCAGACCGGGGCGCGTGCGGTCCTGGGGGTCGACGTCGGCGCCAGCCACCTGCGTGTGGGCCTCACCGACCTGGCCGGTACAGCCTTGGCTGATGCCTCCCGCGACCTGCTGGTCAGCGACGGGCCGGAGGCCGTGCTGGACACCGTGGTCGAGCTTGGGAATGCGCTTTTGGTCGAGACCGGCCGGTCCGCTGCCGAGCTGCTTGCCGTCGGCGTCGGGCTGCCCGGACCTGTGGAGCATCGCTCCGGCCGTCCGATCAATCCGCCGATCATGCCTGGCTGGCACGGCTTCGACGTGCCGGGCTACCTGCAGGAGTCCTTCCATGTCCCGGTGCTGGTGGATAACGACGTCAACGTGATGTCGATGGGGGAGCGCGAAGCCGCGTGGCCCGACGTCGAGAACCTGGTCTTCGTGAAGGTCGCCACCGGCATCGGCGCCGGGATTATCTGCAACGGTGTCCTGCTGCGTGGTGCCGACGGGGTGGCCGGGGATATCGGGCATATCCGCGTGCCGTCCGGTGAGGACCTGCTCTGCCGGTGCGGAAACCGCGGATGTCTGGAGGCACTGGCTTCCGGGCCTGCGGTGGCCGCGCGGCTGCAGTCCTTGGGGTTGGAAGCGGAGGACGGGCGCGACGTCGTCGCCCTGGTCCACTCCGGCAACCACGAGGCGGTGCATGCCGTGCGGCAGGCCGGCCGCGAGGTGGGCGAGGTGCTGTCCGCCTGCCTGAGCATGCTCAACCCCGAGGTGATTGTGTTCGGCGGCTCGATGGCGCTGACCGGGGAGCACTTCATTGCCGGGGTGCGAGAAGTGGTCTATTCACGCACCATGCCGCTGGCCACCCAGCACCTGCGGATTGTGCAGTCCTCGTCCGGGCTCGACGCCGGGATGCTCGGTGCGTCCCAGCTCGCGATCCAGCATGCGCTGTCCGCGGAGAGTGTGGAGCGGATGCTCGCGGGGCGGGTGGGGGTTTAG
- a CDS encoding Ltp family lipoprotein, giving the protein MAVVVLFFIILGASAAGVGGSLMYISFFLFFTGLYVLIFGRPSWLRLPDRKWGGATTGAALVLFILAVVLVPGPAETEKTAAASAKDAPSTSAPAPKRSATPKPTVKVDPEAKAKADAEAKAKADADAVAKAQADADAKVKAEADAAAKAQADAEAKAKADADAQAKADAAAKAAAEAAGTPSQQNALRAARDYLKFMAFSRPGLIAQLEYEQYSTEDATWALDHMTVDWNEQAAKSAKSYLDFMPFSRAGLVEQLMYEGFTPAEAEYGASQTGL; this is encoded by the coding sequence ATGGCCGTTGTCGTCTTGTTCTTCATAATTCTTGGTGCCTCCGCCGCGGGTGTCGGCGGTTCCCTTATGTACATCTCCTTCTTTTTGTTTTTCACCGGACTTTACGTCCTAATCTTCGGACGCCCCTCATGGCTGCGACTGCCCGACCGCAAGTGGGGTGGAGCGACTACGGGAGCGGCGCTGGTCCTCTTCATACTTGCTGTAGTGCTTGTTCCTGGCCCGGCCGAAACGGAGAAAACAGCGGCGGCCTCCGCGAAGGATGCTCCCAGTACGTCAGCCCCTGCCCCTAAGCGGAGTGCCACCCCCAAACCAACGGTGAAAGTCGATCCGGAAGCCAAAGCTAAGGCCGATGCCGAAGCCAAAGCGAAGGCCGACGCTGACGCAGTTGCGAAGGCACAAGCTGATGCTGATGCGAAGGTAAAAGCCGAAGCCGACGCTGCTGCGAAGGCACAAGCGGACGCCGAAGCGAAAGCCAAGGCGGACGCAGATGCCCAGGCGAAAGCTGACGCGGCGGCGAAAGCAGCTGCAGAAGCGGCCGGGACGCCCAGCCAGCAAAATGCACTCCGAGCAGCAAGGGATTATCTAAAGTTCATGGCCTTCTCACGACCTGGCCTGATCGCACAACTCGAATATGAGCAGTACTCAACTGAAGACGCGACGTGGGCGCTGGACCATATGACAGTGGACTGGAACGAACAGGCTGCCAAGTCCGCTAAGAGCTACCTCGATTTCATGCCGTTCTCCCGAGCAGGCCTGGTTGAACAACTGATGTATGAGGGCTTCACTCCCGCAGAGGCTGAATACGGGGCAAGCCAGACCGGTCTCTAG